CAGCGAAGAATTGGTGATTGACGAGCGGGCGACAGAAGTGGTCAACCGTGCCAAGAGAAACAAAAAGAAAGTCTGTGCGGTTGGTACCACGGTAATGCGTGGCCTTGAGAGTGCCGTATCATCTGAACACACACTCAATACGTTTGAGGGTTGGACGAACAAGTTCATCTTCCCTCCATACGAATTCAGCATTGCAAATTGCATGATCACCAATTTCCATTTGCCAAAATCAACCTTGTTGATGATGGTTTCAGCATTTATGGGCCATGACCTGATGAAAAAAGCCTATAAACAGGCCATATTGGAACAGTATCGCTTCTATTCGTATGGCGATGCGATGTTGATTCTATAAGATATTGATACTTTTGGTTTTGTCACCCTGAGCGAAGTCGAAGGGTCTTTTTCTACCTTTGACGCAATGGTTCAAGACAAGCGAGATATCCGGGCACTTAGCAAAGAAGAACTGCGTGACTTTTTTGTCTCCAAGGGCGAGAAGCCCTATCGTGGCAATCAGGTATATGAGTGGCTGTGGCAAAAATCGGCCCATTCTTTTGAAGTCATGACCAATCTTTCAAAAGAGACCCGACAGCTCTTGCAAGAAAACTTTGTTATCAACCATATTTCTGTGGATCAAATGCAGCGTAGTGCCGATGGCACCATTAAAAATGCTGTGAAGTTGCATGACGGCTTGGTAGTGGAATCGGTATTGATTCCTACGGAAACGAGAACAACCGCCTGCGTCTCAAGCCAAGTGGGCTGTAGTCTCGATTGCAGGTTTTGTGCCACCGCACGTTTAAAGCGCATGCGCAATCTCAATCCTGATGAAATATACGACCAGGTGGTGGCCATTGACCGACAGAGCAAACTATATTTCAATAGGCCATTGAGCAATATTGTTTTTATGGGCATGGGCGAGCCTTTGATGAACTATAACAACGTGCTCAAGGCAATAGAAAAGATAACATCCGATGAGGGTCTGGGCATGTCGCCCAAGCGTATTACGGTCTCTACTTCTGGGGTACCCAAGATGATCAAAAAAATGGCCGATGAGAAAGTGCGGTTCAACTTGGCGGTGTCGTTGCATTCTGCCATTGATGAGGTAAGAACCCAGATAATGCCTTTTAACGAGACCTTTCCCCTACATGATCTGCGAGAGGCACTTGAATATTGGTATGCAAAGACAAAAAACCGCATTACCTACGAATATGTGGTCTGGAAAGGCATTAATGATACCCAAAAAGATGTGGATGCCTTGGTGAAATTTTGCCGTTTCGCCCCTTCAAAAGTAAATCTGATAGAATACAATCCCATTGATGATGGTGGGTTTTCACAGGCGTCGGAAGAAGCGCTTGAAATGTATCAAAACACCCTTCAAGAAAACGGTATAGTGGTGACTGTCAGACGCTCACGGGGTAAGGACATCGATGCCGCCTGCGGTCAGTTGGCCAATAAGTCATAGTCTCACCTAGAGGAGCCTGTGCCGCACATGGCTTGAGATGCAAGTAGGTGTTCTGGGTATTGCCTGATTTTTATTTTGGTACGGCTGCAAAACCACCTTTTTCAACTCGCAACAAATTTTTATACGGTTTGTCTGTTTTAACCGACCAAACCCACGATTTTCGCTACTTTTGATACGCTGAACCGACAAACCAAACCAGGGTATTTTTGAAGATTGCCGCTCAAATACGGGAACCCATTGAAAAAGAGATGGAACTTTTCGAGGAAAAGTTCCGTCAGTCAATGTCGTCGAAGGTTTCGCTCTTTAACCGAATCACCTATTACATTGTCAATCGAAAGGGCAAACAGATGCGCCCTATGTTCGTTTTTTTGACTGCCAAAATGTTGAATGATGGTGAGGTCAACGAGCGCACCTATACGGGGGCCTCGATCATCGAGCTCATACATACCGCCAGTTTGGTACATGACGATGTGGTGGATGAAAGTGACAAACGCAGGGGCTTTTTCTCCATAAATGCCCTCTGGAAGAACAAAATCGCGGTTTTGGTGGGCGATTTCCTGTTCTCAAAAGGGCTCTTGCTATCCCTAGAAAAGAAAGACTATGATCTACTGCATATTATTTCAGATGCGGTCAGGCAAATGAGCGAGGGCGAGCTCTTGCAGATTGAGAAGGCGCGCCTGCTTGATATTACCGAAGAGGTCTATTACGACATTATTCGCCAAAAAACGGCCACCCTTATTGCCGCTTGCTGCAGCATGGGGGCATGTGCCGTAAAGCCAGGGTCAAAAGAGGTCGAGGCCTTTAGAAGATTCGGCGAGCTTTGTGGAATGGCCTTTCAGATCAAAGATGATCTTTTTGATTATGGCGAGGAACGAATCGGTAAACCTACCGGAATCGATATCAAAGAGCAAAAGATGACACTGCCCTTGATCTATGCCCTAAACAACAGCGACCATAAAAGAAAGCGTTGGCTAATCAACTCCATCAAGAACCATAACAAGAACAAGAAAAGGGTCAAAGAGGTAATCGCCTATGTAAAAGAAATGAAAGGGCTTGAATATGCTGTGGCAAAAATGCTGCAGTTTAAAGATGAGGCCCTTGAAATGCTGAACGATTACCCCGATTCGCCTTATAAAGAATCGTTGACATTGATGGTCAATTACGTGGTTGACCGCAAGAAGTAGGTCTTTTTCTGTAACCGTACTGTTGGTGAAAAGCGGTCGGACAATTTGTGATTTCCCGTTCTACCCCCTTTTTGACAGCATATTTTTTATCGCTGGGCAACCATTTTAGAAGTGCCTGCGTCTATATTTATAGAACAAACCAAGAACACTTGAAGATCATTCGGTTATACAAGAACGAAAAACAGCTGATTGCAAAGGCCGTTGATGGAGACCGACAAGCCCAACGCACTATTTACGAAAGATTTTCGCCGAAGATGTTGGGCGTTTGCCGTCAGTACATCAAAGATGTACAGTTTGCCGAAGATGTGATGGTCGGGGGCTTTGTAAAGGTGTTCAAAAACCTAAAGACCTTTGGCCATAGAGGGAGTTTTGAGGGATGGATACGTAAGAT
This portion of the Flagellimonas lutaonensis genome encodes:
- the rlmN gene encoding 23S rRNA (adenine(2503)-C(2))-methyltransferase RlmN, which encodes MVQDKRDIRALSKEELRDFFVSKGEKPYRGNQVYEWLWQKSAHSFEVMTNLSKETRQLLQENFVINHISVDQMQRSADGTIKNAVKLHDGLVVESVLIPTETRTTACVSSQVGCSLDCRFCATARLKRMRNLNPDEIYDQVVAIDRQSKLYFNRPLSNIVFMGMGEPLMNYNNVLKAIEKITSDEGLGMSPKRITVSTSGVPKMIKKMADEKVRFNLAVSLHSAIDEVRTQIMPFNETFPLHDLREALEYWYAKTKNRITYEYVVWKGINDTQKDVDALVKFCRFAPSKVNLIEYNPIDDGGFSQASEEALEMYQNTLQENGIVVTVRRSRGKDIDAACGQLANKS
- a CDS encoding polyprenyl synthetase family protein; translation: MKIAAQIREPIEKEMELFEEKFRQSMSSKVSLFNRITYYIVNRKGKQMRPMFVFLTAKMLNDGEVNERTYTGASIIELIHTASLVHDDVVDESDKRRGFFSINALWKNKIAVLVGDFLFSKGLLLSLEKKDYDLLHIISDAVRQMSEGELLQIEKARLLDITEEVYYDIIRQKTATLIAACCSMGACAVKPGSKEVEAFRRFGELCGMAFQIKDDLFDYGEERIGKPTGIDIKEQKMTLPLIYALNNSDHKRKRWLINSIKNHNKNKKRVKEVIAYVKEMKGLEYAVAKMLQFKDEALEMLNDYPDSPYKESLTLMVNYVVDRKK